The following proteins come from a genomic window of Desulfobacterales bacterium:
- a CDS encoding hydrogenase maturation nickel metallochaperone HypA, whose protein sequence is MHEASIAMSILDTVISQCRREGYQSIGAVRLRIGKAAGILPEALSFAFDCAKAGTIAAGAELVIDHVPVGGSCNDCGRAFELSEDRWFVFCCPACNSSSIRVEQGQEMQIVDMDVE, encoded by the coding sequence ATGCATGAGGCCTCCATTGCGATGAGCATCCTCGACACGGTGATCAGCCAGTGCCGGCGGGAAGGCTATCAGAGTATCGGAGCGGTGCGGCTGCGGATCGGCAAGGCGGCGGGTATCCTGCCCGAGGCCCTTTCTTTTGCCTTTGACTGCGCCAAGGCCGGCACCATTGCCGCGGGAGCGGAACTGGTCATCGACCATGTACCGGTGGGCGGCTCCTGTAATGACTGCGGCCGGGCCTTTGAACTTTCCGAAGATCGTTGGTTTGTTTTTTGTTGTCCTGCCTGTAATTCTTCCTCCATCCGGGTTGAACAGGGACAGGAGATGCAGATTGTGGACATGGATGTGGAATAG
- the ybeY gene encoding rRNA maturation RNase YbeY produces the protein MPVYLTTDSLPAGTPVCLAQIEQAATRLLDLCGRGDAELSILLVSDKRIAELNETYRRKPGPTNVLAFSLTEGADTGMAANLLGDVVISVETAAREAIVAQVTLHQRLLFLLVHGLLHLLGFDHERSEDEAARMEDQEKIIMHQFIQQRRKGMIRLAVNVDHVATLRQARGISEPDPVLAAGICELAGAEGIVVHLREDRRHIQDR, from the coding sequence ATGCCGGTTTATCTCACCACTGATTCATTGCCGGCCGGAACCCCGGTATGTCTTGCGCAGATCGAGCAGGCCGCAACCAGGCTGCTGGATCTATGCGGCCGCGGTGATGCCGAGCTGAGCATCCTGCTGGTCTCGGATAAGCGGATCGCGGAATTGAACGAGACCTATCGCCGCAAGCCCGGTCCCACCAACGTGCTGGCCTTTTCATTGACCGAAGGCGCGGACACCGGCATGGCCGCCAATCTGCTCGGCGACGTGGTGATCTCGGTGGAAACCGCGGCCCGGGAGGCGATTGTTGCGCAGGTCACCCTGCACCAGCGGCTGTTGTTTCTGCTTGTCCACGGGCTGCTCCATCTGCTCGGCTTTGACCATGAACGCTCCGAGGACGAGGCGGCCCGGATGGAGGACCAGGAAAAAATAATAATGCACCAATTTATTCAGCAAAGGAGAAAAGGCATGATACGACTTGCGGTTAATGTTGATCACGTGGCAACCCTGCGCCAGGCCCGCGGCATTAGCGAGCCGGACCCGGTGCTGGCCGCCGGCATCTGTGAACTGGCCGGCGCCGAAGGCATTGTCGTGCATCTGCGCGAGGACCGCCGCCACATCCAGGACCG
- a CDS encoding HypC/HybG/HupF family hydrogenase formation chaperone, whose translation MCVAIPSIIVSKNDLMATIEVYGAQRQVSLMLLAEEAEVGDYVLVHAGYAIQKVDPEAGRESLALFSQVLDSLTDHA comes from the coding sequence ATGTGCGTTGCAATCCCTTCGATAATCGTCAGTAAGAACGACCTGATGGCCACCATTGAGGTCTACGGCGCCCAACGGCAGGTGAGCCTGATGCTGCTGGCCGAGGAGGCCGAGGTGGGTGATTATGTCCTGGTCCATGCCGGGTATGCCATCCAGAAGGTCGATCCCGAGGCCGGCCGGGAGAGTCTGGCCCTGTTTTCCCAGGTACTGGACAGCTTGACTGATCATGCATGA
- a CDS encoding PhoH family protein, translating into MKKRSKQGRENKVELVFDDNDRALLLYGELDRNLAAVEKTAGVTVQARGNTLTVSGMDHEVDLAVTGLQQLYEIVGAGYPVYPRDVAYGLRILERSPRAVLKDIFLDRVYITASRRVISPKSVNQKQYIDSIRANDIVFGIGPAGTGKTYLAVAAAVSALAANQVKQIILTRPAVEAGEKLGFLPGDMAQKVDPYLRPLYDALNDMVGRDKVAELIERSIVEIAPLAFMRGRTLNNAFVILDEAQNTSHEQMKMFLTRIGFDSRAVITGDITQIDLPAGKLSGLVEAARVLKKIKGIGFCTFSDVDVLRHPLVQQIIRAYEKKDRSASKKTRKS; encoded by the coding sequence GTGAAAAAAAGGAGCAAGCAGGGCCGGGAAAACAAGGTTGAGCTGGTTTTTGATGATAATGACCGGGCCTTGCTGCTGTACGGCGAGCTGGACCGGAACCTGGCCGCGGTGGAGAAAACCGCCGGGGTGACGGTACAGGCCCGGGGCAACACCCTGACGGTCAGCGGCATGGACCATGAGGTTGATCTGGCGGTGACCGGGTTGCAACAGCTATATGAGATCGTTGGCGCGGGCTATCCGGTCTATCCCCGGGACGTGGCCTACGGGCTCCGGATCCTGGAACGTTCGCCCCGGGCGGTGTTAAAGGATATCTTTCTCGACCGGGTCTATATCACCGCCAGCCGGCGGGTGATCTCTCCCAAGAGTGTTAATCAGAAACAGTATATCGACAGTATCCGCGCCAATGATATCGTCTTTGGTATCGGTCCGGCCGGCACCGGCAAGACCTATCTCGCCGTTGCCGCGGCCGTCTCGGCCCTGGCCGCCAACCAGGTCAAACAGATTATCCTGACCCGGCCGGCGGTGGAGGCCGGCGAGAAGCTGGGCTTTCTGCCCGGTGACATGGCCCAGAAGGTTGATCCCTATCTCCGGCCGTTGTACGATGCCTTGAACGACATGGTGGGCCGGGACAAGGTGGCGGAACTGATTGAGCGGTCCATTGTCGAGATCGCGCCCCTGGCCTTCATGCGCGGCCGCACCCTGAACAACGCCTTTGTGATCCTGGACGAGGCCCAGAACACCTCCCACGAACAGATGAAGATGTTCCTGACCCGGATCGGGTTTGATTCCCGGGCGGTGATCACCGGCGATATCACCCAGATCGACCTGCCGGCCGGTAAACTGTCAGGCCTGGTGGAGGCGGCCCGGGTTTTGAAGAAGATCAAGGGCATCGGTTTCTGTACCTTTTCCGATGTGGATGTGCTCAGGCACCCGTTGGTTCAGCAGATTATCCGGGCCTACGAAAAAAAGGACAGGAGTGCCTCTAAAAAAACCCGCAAATCCTGA